In Desulfuromonas acetoxidans DSM 684, one genomic interval encodes:
- a CDS encoding helicase C-terminal domain-containing protein: MAPQTENITTSYADHCLETMRQAIQDSGGNELFFLGHTDDNLSITDITILARGHRSAVPAITSRCRCGDTVIHNHPSGNLTPSNADLGIAARLGETGIGFHIVDNLVENVYKVVDACPEPQSTTIRHDAVAHVLAAHGPLASHLGSYEERPEQLRMALAVAEAFNQNGLATIEAGTGTGKSLAYLIPAIMWALDNEQPVAISTNTINLQEQLISKDLPLLKEVMDREFHSVLVKGRNNYLCLRRLDSAHREPDLFQNEQSGELAQLHEWAAATNVGSRDELTFIPSSAVWMEVCCEMDQCPRTRCPHYSRCFFHKARRRAAHADLLVVNHALLLSDLSLRAETENYSAAAVLPPYSRIVFDEAHHLEDAATRNFSIRLSHLSFAYSLNRLVHPRKPEKGLLPRLLSTLARELPDTLSALYDSLYRRIETAALDCRQLRDDLGETFTGQRDKLLQTDESASANGFCWRITPQCTETERWLVLQKGFAPLIKQCESLSNHLDQLIKACEQLPEKLFEQVSGQLTDIRAMSGRIQCMGSELAIVLSAGDSACTWIEINESRGRKRDKILWLNSAPISVAATLKQAVYDRFRSIVFTSATLTVNRQFHYFHQRTGLNLCPEKRRQQLCLDSPFDFASQARVVIPTDIVPPTHQNYAAMLAEQVEQAVIASEGRSFVLFTAYSLLKKLYNELEPPLHARGFNCLYQGQSARHLLLKKFRLDQKHILFGTDSFWEGVDVPGQALQQVIITRLPFRVPTEPIQIARSEHLEQMGVDPFMHYTVPQAVLRLKQGFGRLIRHRQDRGVVLILDQRVISKGYGRIFLNSLPPAQRLTGPAQTIQQQLRQFFCSADPTSEE, from the coding sequence GTGGCCCCACAAACCGAAAACATTACCACCAGCTACGCTGACCACTGCCTGGAAACCATGCGTCAAGCCATCCAGGACTCCGGTGGCAACGAACTGTTCTTCCTCGGCCACACCGATGACAACCTGTCCATTACCGACATCACCATCCTGGCCCGAGGGCATCGCTCAGCCGTTCCAGCCATCACCAGCCGCTGCCGTTGCGGCGACACGGTTATCCACAACCACCCGTCGGGAAATTTAACCCCGTCCAATGCCGACCTCGGCATTGCTGCGCGACTGGGCGAAACTGGCATCGGTTTTCACATTGTGGATAACCTTGTTGAAAACGTGTATAAAGTCGTCGACGCCTGCCCGGAGCCACAATCAACAACCATTCGCCATGACGCCGTCGCCCACGTGCTAGCCGCCCACGGCCCCCTGGCCAGTCATCTGGGCAGCTACGAGGAGCGCCCGGAGCAACTGCGCATGGCACTGGCGGTTGCCGAGGCGTTTAACCAAAACGGATTGGCCACCATTGAGGCCGGGACCGGCACAGGAAAAAGCTTGGCTTATCTGATTCCGGCAATCATGTGGGCCCTTGACAACGAACAGCCAGTGGCCATCTCCACCAACACCATCAACCTTCAGGAGCAACTGATCAGCAAAGACCTACCATTGCTTAAGGAGGTCATGGACCGAGAATTTCATTCCGTTCTGGTCAAAGGGCGCAACAACTATCTGTGCCTGAGAAGACTGGACAGCGCCCACCGCGAACCGGACCTGTTCCAAAACGAACAATCCGGCGAACTCGCCCAATTACACGAATGGGCTGCAGCCACCAATGTCGGCAGCCGCGACGAACTGACGTTCATCCCTTCATCCGCCGTATGGATGGAAGTGTGCTGCGAAATGGATCAATGCCCACGAACACGCTGCCCCCATTACAGCCGTTGTTTTTTTCATAAAGCCCGGCGGCGAGCTGCTCATGCCGACCTGCTGGTGGTTAACCACGCCCTGCTGCTCTCCGATCTGTCTCTGCGCGCCGAGACGGAAAACTACAGCGCAGCCGCGGTCCTGCCGCCCTACAGTCGCATTGTTTTTGATGAGGCCCACCACCTTGAAGATGCGGCGACCCGCAATTTTTCCATCCGGTTAAGCCATCTGAGCTTTGCCTACAGCCTCAACCGTCTGGTCCATCCACGCAAACCGGAAAAGGGCCTACTACCCCGACTGTTGTCGACACTGGCCCGCGAACTGCCGGACACGTTGAGCGCGCTTTATGACAGCCTCTATCGCCGCATCGAAACCGCCGCCCTAGACTGTCGGCAACTGCGCGACGACCTCGGAGAAACGTTTACCGGCCAACGCGACAAACTGCTGCAAACCGACGAGTCGGCATCTGCCAACGGATTCTGCTGGCGCATCACCCCCCAATGTACAGAAACCGAACGCTGGCTGGTGCTGCAAAAAGGGTTCGCCCCACTGATCAAGCAGTGCGAGTCACTGTCGAACCACCTCGACCAATTGATCAAAGCCTGCGAACAACTCCCGGAAAAATTGTTCGAGCAGGTGAGCGGACAACTGACCGATATCCGTGCCATGTCCGGCCGCATCCAATGCATGGGCAGTGAGCTGGCCATTGTCCTGAGTGCCGGCGACAGCGCCTGCACCTGGATTGAGATTAACGAGTCACGCGGCCGCAAGAGAGATAAAATACTCTGGCTGAACAGCGCACCGATCAGTGTCGCCGCTACCCTTAAGCAAGCGGTCTACGATCGCTTCCGCAGTATCGTTTTCACCAGTGCCACACTGACTGTCAATCGTCAATTTCACTATTTCCATCAACGCACCGGTCTCAACCTGTGCCCGGAGAAAAGGCGCCAGCAACTCTGCCTTGACTCGCCGTTTGACTTTGCCTCTCAAGCCAGGGTCGTCATCCCAACGGACATCGTGCCGCCCACCCACCAAAACTATGCCGCCATGTTGGCCGAACAGGTTGAACAGGCGGTGATTGCTTCTGAAGGGCGCAGTTTCGTGCTGTTTACCGCCTACTCCCTGCTGAAAAAACTCTACAATGAGCTGGAGCCACCGCTCCATGCCCGCGGTTTCAACTGCCTTTATCAGGGGCAGAGCGCCCGCCATTTGTTGCTGAAAAAATTCCGCCTCGACCAAAAGCACATCCTGTTCGGCACCGATTCGTTCTGGGAGGGGGTCGATGTTCCCGGCCAGGCATTGCAGCAGGTGATCATCACCCGCCTACCGTTTCGGGTACCCACCGAACCAATTCAGATCGCCCGCAGCGAACACCTCGAACAGATGGGCGTTGATCCGTTTATGCACTATACGGTTCCCCAAGCGGTGCTGCGACTTAAACAGGGCTTCGGCCGTCTGATCCGCCACCGCCAGGACCGGGGCGTCGTCTTGATTCTCGACCAGCGCGTGATCAGCAAAGGCTACGGCCGGATCTTTCTCAACTCCCTGCCTCCGGCACAACGACTGACCGGACCGGCACAAACCATCCAACAGCAACTCCGGCAATTCTTTTGCTCTGCCGACCCGACCTCGGAGGAATGA
- a CDS encoding iron-sulfur cluster assembly scaffold protein — translation MYTDKVMDHFSNPRNVGQIENPNVVVKVGDPGCGDAVLIFLKIDDNVITDVKYKVYGCGAAIATTSMASTMVEGKTLEEALEVTDEKVAEALGGLPDSKMHCSNLAATAIRAAVTRYLTPPEEGAAS, via the coding sequence ATGTACACGGATAAAGTAATGGATCATTTCTCTAATCCGAGAAATGTAGGGCAGATCGAGAACCCCAATGTCGTTGTTAAGGTGGGGGATCCCGGCTGTGGTGATGCGGTTCTGATTTTTTTAAAGATCGACGACAATGTCATTACCGATGTGAAGTACAAGGTGTATGGATGTGGGGCCGCCATTGCGACAACGTCGATGGCCAGTACCATGGTTGAGGGTAAGACCCTTGAAGAGGCTCTGGAGGTGACCGATGAAAAAGTTGCTGAAGCGTTAGGGGGCCTGCCGGACAGTAAGATGCACTGTTCCAATCTTGCGGCCACAGCGATTCGAGCCGCCGTAACCCGCTATCTGACGCCTCCTGAAGAGGGCGCCGCGTCGTAA
- a CDS encoding NADH-quinone oxidoreductase subunit A, whose amino-acid sequence MLESYLPILVLITVALLFALGSVTFSFLFGPKKPSAVKLAPYECGMPLIGTARERFSVKFYIVAMLFILFDIEAVFLYPWAVVFKRLGMFGFIEMGVFIVILLVGYVYVWKKGALEWE is encoded by the coding sequence ATGCTTGAGAGTTATCTGCCGATACTCGTCCTCATAACCGTTGCACTTTTGTTTGCATTAGGTTCGGTGACTTTCTCGTTTCTTTTCGGCCCCAAAAAGCCCAGTGCTGTCAAGCTTGCCCCCTATGAATGCGGGATGCCGCTGATCGGTACAGCTCGTGAGCGTTTCTCGGTCAAGTTTTACATTGTCGCCATGCTGTTCATTCTGTTCGATATTGAGGCTGTTTTCCTCTATCCATGGGCGGTTGTGTTCAAGCGTCTGGGGATGTTCGGCTTTATTGAGATGGGCGTCTTCATCGTAATCCTGCTGGTTGGCTATGTTTATGTCTGGAAAAAAGGAGCATTGGAATGGGAGTAA
- a CDS encoding diacylglycerol kinase — translation MAKPGKTGLTRIFNATGYSLAGLKAAWHNEAAFRQEVILALIFTPLAFWISSSLTQTALLLTSLYLILLMELANSALEAVVDRISDEHHPLSGRAKDIGSAMVFVSLAGAAAVWLLVLLD, via the coding sequence ATGGCTAAACCCGGAAAAACCGGTTTGACCCGCATTTTTAATGCCACCGGCTATTCGCTTGCCGGCCTTAAGGCCGCTTGGCACAACGAAGCAGCCTTTCGCCAGGAAGTCATCCTGGCCCTCATATTCACCCCGCTGGCATTCTGGATATCTTCCAGCCTGACACAAACGGCCCTACTCCTAACCAGCCTGTACCTGATCCTGCTGATGGAACTGGCCAATTCCGCGTTGGAAGCCGTTGTCGACCGCATCAGTGACGAGCATCACCCGCTATCGGGACGGGCAAAGGATATCGGCTCCGCCATGGTGTTTGTCTCTCTGGCAGGAGCTGCTGCGGTGTGGCTTTTGGTGTTGTTAGACTAG
- a CDS encoding complex I NDUFA9 subunit family protein, which translates to MRIFLTGATGFVGHHVIQALLLNGHTVRCLVRKPTPSLTSLVQVETVQGDITNPAELKQAMSDCDAIIHLVGIIRAFPQRGITFEKLHVEATRNIITAAAEAGIDRYLHMSANGASPDCPEAYGATKWRAEELVRQSRLTWTIFRPSLIFGPDGEFTRMLIQQLRFLPMIPIIGDGHYQLSPVNVDDVALGFANALSSPQAIGKIYHCCGPDTCSYNDLIDLIGHALGRKRVFKLHHPLILMQPITRFMERFAFFPVTSDQISMLIRGNVCNLEPWASELNLTPTPLADIIKKALAG; encoded by the coding sequence ATGCGTATTTTTCTTACCGGTGCCACCGGTTTTGTCGGCCACCATGTCATCCAGGCCCTCCTGCTGAACGGTCACACGGTTCGCTGCCTGGTGCGCAAACCAACCCCATCTCTGACCAGCCTTGTACAAGTAGAAACGGTTCAGGGCGACATCACCAACCCTGCAGAACTGAAACAGGCCATGTCCGACTGCGATGCCATCATCCATCTGGTCGGCATCATTCGCGCCTTCCCACAGCGGGGAATCACCTTTGAAAAACTTCACGTTGAGGCGACTCGCAACATCATAACGGCGGCAGCAGAAGCCGGTATTGACCGCTACCTACATATGAGTGCCAACGGTGCCAGTCCAGACTGCCCCGAAGCCTATGGCGCAACCAAGTGGCGTGCCGAGGAGCTAGTGCGACAGTCCCGGCTCACGTGGACGATTTTCCGCCCGTCGCTCATCTTTGGCCCTGACGGCGAGTTCACGCGCATGCTCATCCAGCAGCTTCGCTTCCTGCCGATGATTCCGATCATCGGTGATGGCCATTATCAGCTTAGCCCCGTCAACGTGGACGATGTCGCGCTCGGCTTCGCCAACGCCTTATCCTCTCCTCAGGCCATCGGCAAAATCTACCACTGTTGCGGTCCGGACACCTGCAGCTACAATGACCTGATCGACCTCATTGGCCATGCCCTGGGCCGCAAACGCGTCTTCAAACTGCATCACCCCCTGATCCTGATGCAACCGATAACGCGGTTTATGGAACGATTTGCCTTTTTTCCCGTCACCAGCGACCAGATCTCCATGCTGATTCGCGGTAATGTCTGCAACCTCGAACCTTGGGCCAGCGAACTGAACCTCACACCAACTCCTCTCGCCGACATCATTAAAAAAGCCCTGGCCGGTTAA
- a CDS encoding carboxy terminal-processing peptidase: MTSSTPLLRRVLTLCTLACLLWTLPASASPLPNQNFDPQRAKLLGYIVSQHLTRHHYSHKSLDDDLSVAAFDLYLKQLDAQKRFLLTTDVKMLGAYESYIDNEIRRGEIHLPIYSAQIMAERIPVVENMIEELLAKPFNFTLDEQLETDNKKLEFCRTDQELKERWRKILKFQVANRYLDLKEEQEQPAAESDSAEKASTDTPAKKLSDDELRQQAREKVAKRYQHLMARMLKEKEDEHFDRYLNAISRAYDPHSNYLPPAQKEDFDIHMRGSLEGIGALLREEDGYIKVVSLIPGGAAEQEGQLESEDTILKVAEGDQEPVDITDTRIRDAVSLIRGPKGTEVRLHVKKADGSRRIISIVREVVQIKETFVKSTVITPPDSTESFGYLKIPSFYRDFKNGDKNARNVTRDTRLELEKLRKSNINGLIIDLRNNGGGSLSDAVDTTGLFIKKGPVVQVKDSTGDIQVLADEDPKQYYDGPIIVLVNKFSASASEILAGALQDYHRAIIVGSKHTHGKGTVQAVLDLDDNLPFRNMEQFKPLGALKITVQKFYRVSGGSTQYRGIVPDIILPDRFEAVKSGEQYIDYSLPWDTIQSSDYKPLAMQTPLLHLQKSSSERVADDPDMQRIAKQAEEARERIENTRHDLTLAAIRAERHAFEAEKEGMPGSDNASDQDDDWQQQVNEDPYVHEGMAIIHDLLTLS, encoded by the coding sequence ATGACATCTTCGACACCGTTGCTCCGCCGCGTCCTGACACTCTGCACCCTGGCATGCCTATTATGGACATTGCCAGCCTCAGCCAGCCCCCTGCCCAACCAGAACTTTGATCCACAGCGCGCCAAGCTGCTCGGCTACATCGTCAGCCAACACCTCACCCGCCATCACTATTCGCACAAGAGTCTTGACGACGATCTGTCTGTGGCCGCATTTGATCTGTACCTCAAGCAACTCGACGCTCAAAAGCGCTTTCTGCTGACCACGGACGTCAAGATGCTCGGGGCCTACGAAAGCTATATCGACAACGAAATCCGCCGTGGTGAAATCCACCTGCCGATTTACAGTGCTCAGATCATGGCGGAGCGAATCCCCGTTGTTGAAAACATGATTGAAGAACTGCTGGCAAAACCGTTTAATTTCACCCTTGATGAGCAACTGGAAACCGACAATAAAAAGCTTGAGTTCTGCCGGACAGACCAGGAACTCAAAGAGCGCTGGCGAAAAATCCTCAAGTTCCAGGTGGCCAATCGCTACCTCGACCTCAAAGAGGAGCAGGAGCAACCGGCCGCGGAAAGCGACTCTGCAGAAAAGGCATCTACGGACACGCCCGCCAAGAAACTGAGCGACGACGAGCTGCGCCAACAGGCACGGGAAAAAGTGGCCAAACGTTACCAGCACCTGATGGCACGCATGCTCAAAGAGAAAGAAGACGAGCATTTCGACCGCTACCTCAACGCCATCTCCCGTGCTTACGACCCTCACAGCAACTACCTGCCTCCGGCACAAAAGGAGGATTTTGATATCCACATGCGCGGTTCCCTGGAGGGGATCGGTGCGCTACTGCGCGAGGAGGACGGCTACATCAAGGTCGTCAGCCTGATCCCTGGTGGCGCGGCAGAACAAGAAGGACAACTGGAGAGTGAAGACACCATTCTCAAAGTCGCTGAAGGCGATCAGGAACCGGTTGACATTACCGACACCCGTATCCGTGATGCCGTTTCCCTGATTCGAGGCCCCAAAGGCACCGAGGTCCGACTCCACGTCAAAAAAGCGGACGGCTCGAGACGCATCATCTCCATTGTCCGTGAGGTGGTTCAGATCAAGGAAACATTTGTCAAATCCACGGTCATCACCCCACCAGACAGCACAGAATCCTTTGGCTACCTGAAAATCCCCAGTTTCTACCGGGATTTCAAGAACGGCGACAAAAACGCCCGCAACGTCACCCGCGATACGCGCCTGGAATTGGAAAAACTGCGTAAAAGCAACATCAACGGTCTGATCATTGACCTGCGCAACAATGGCGGCGGCTCTCTTTCCGATGCCGTGGACACAACAGGGCTGTTCATCAAAAAAGGCCCGGTGGTTCAGGTGAAGGACAGTACCGGAGACATTCAGGTTCTTGCCGATGAAGACCCGAAACAGTATTACGACGGCCCCATCATTGTACTGGTCAACAAATTCAGCGCCTCCGCCTCTGAAATCCTTGCTGGAGCGCTACAGGACTACCACCGCGCCATCATTGTCGGCAGCAAACACACTCACGGGAAAGGCACGGTTCAGGCCGTTCTCGACCTCGACGACAACCTGCCGTTTCGCAACATGGAGCAGTTCAAGCCGTTAGGCGCACTGAAAATTACCGTGCAAAAATTCTATCGCGTCAGCGGTGGGTCTACTCAGTACCGTGGCATTGTTCCCGACATCATCCTGCCGGATCGGTTTGAAGCCGTAAAAAGCGGTGAACAATATATTGACTATTCGTTGCCGTGGGATACTATACAAAGTAGTGATTACAAGCCATTGGCAATGCAAACACCCCTGCTTCACCTTCAGAAGAGCAGCTCCGAACGTGTGGCTGACGATCCGGATATGCAACGCATTGCCAAGCAGGCAGAAGAAGCGCGCGAACGAATCGAGAATACGCGCCATGATTTAACCCTGGCCGCCATTCGTGCTGAGCGCCACGCCTTTGAAGCCGAAAAAGAGGGCATGCCGGGCTCTGACAACGCCTCGGATCAGGACGACGACTGGCAGCAACAGGTCAACGAAGACCCCTATGTCCATGAAGGCATGGCGATCATTCACGACCTATTGACCTTGAGTTGA